The sequence below is a genomic window from Microcebus murinus isolate Inina chromosome 4, M.murinus_Inina_mat1.0, whole genome shotgun sequence.
AATCCAAAGGAATctattaaaaatcaattacaaatataaaaacaaataatatttctacaaatttgaaaaaaataattaggaaaaaaacctaaaaaaataatacaatttacagtagcatcaaaaaaagccaaatacttaaaaatcaaatgaaagacTTCTATACTGTATAAAACACTGTGGAGAGAAATTAAGGTATGAAGAAATACACTATATTCACAAAAACTCAATAGAAAGAATAAGTATAGAAATGAACTCAATTCAATTCTCCCTAAATTAATCTATTAATCTAATGTAATCCCAATTATAATCTCAACAGAAACTTTTGTAAAAATTGAtaggcttatttttttatatggaaatacaaaaaccCTAGAATAGCTATGATATTcctgaagaagaacaaaattggaagaCTATACTATCATACTTACATCCACATTTATTATATAAACCTACAGTTTAGACAATGTGGTGTTGGCCAAATatagacaaatagaccaatgCAACAAAATAGAGACCACAGAAACACTTCACATATAAGAATACATGATTAAACAATGGTGGCACCACCACAATATATTGTGGAAAggttagtatttttaataaaaacatttgatcAGTTAGatatctgtaagaaaaaaattttgtacctgtgttaatatatacaaaaattaatttgagatggatACTAGGTCTCAATCTGAAACTAAAGCAATTAAGATTCTAggaaaaacataaggaaaatattataCCTTCTGACTTTGGgttcaataaaaatttcttaaataggacAGAGAAAGCACTCACCATAAAGGAAAAGCAATCTATtggacattattaaaattaaagacttCTTTTGTCAAAAACATCTTTAAGAAAGAGACAAGGCCAACCTAGAAGAAGATACTCACAATGCACATAGTACTCAATAAAGGACTTGCATTCAAGATATATGAAGAACTCCtctacatgaatatttatattttaatagtacaGGTAATAGAGCTTGGGggtttaaaaatggaaaggtgAGGACCCTGCCGGAGCCGCCGCTGCCAGCGACATGTTCAAGGTAATTCAGAGGTCCGTGGGGCCAGCCAGCCTGAGCCTACTCACCTTAAAAGTCTACGCAGCACCGAAAAAGGACTCACCTCCCCCATATCCCATGAAGATTGATGAGCTTTCACTCTACTCAGTTCCCGTGGGTCAATCTAAATATGTGGAAGAACCACGGACCCAACTTGAAGAACGCATCTCACAGCTCCGACATTACTGCGAGCCATATACACGTTGGTGTCAGGAAACATACTCTCAAACTAAGCCCAAGATACAAACTTTGGTTCAATGGGGGTTAGACAGCTATGAATATCTCCAAAATGCACCTCCTGGATTTTTCCCAAGACTTGGTGTTATTGGTTTTGCTGGACTTGTTGGACTCCTTTTGGCTAGAGGTTCAAAAGTAAAGAAGCTGGTATATCCACCTGGTTTCATGGGATTAGCTGCCTCTATCTATTATCCACAACAAGCCATCACATTTGTCCAGGTCAGCGGGGAGAAATTATATGACTCGGGTTTACGAGGCTCCATAGTCGTAGAAGATTTATGGAAGGGGAGCTTTCAAAAGCCAGGAAATGTGAAGAATTCACCTGGAAATAAGTAGAAAACTCCATGCTCTGCCCATATTAATCAGTTATAGGTAAACATTGGAAACTCTATACAGTAAATCaatatttctacagaaaaatggCAGAGAAGTCAGTATTGAATGTATTAAACTGGctttcttcttcaggaaaaacTATACTAGGCCTCTGTTTTCTTGGGTGATACCATCCTACAAGCAAACTAATCTGAAATTTTTTCACCTGGTGATAATGTACAAGCCTTAGAACTCCTCATTCTCATGTTGCTATTTATGTACATAATTAAaatccaagttaaaaaaaaatggaaaggtgaATAAATGGGTAGGGATCAAATATAATGGCGAGTCAGATGATTCAATGTCAGCCAGATAGAGCAAGAAACAAAGGCTTAAACATtctttaaagtaataaattaacATATAGAAGAACTAAGAAATAATAACATTATGACACTGGGAGTGGAGATAAGCAGGGCCATAGAGGATAAGTAACCTAAGCTCTCAATTACCTTTACAGAAAGGCAAGAAATCACTTCTAAATTGATAAAAAGTAATTGTACAAGCATATTACTTAGAAGCATGGCAGTAACTACTAGATCTACaacaaaaaatagtttaaaatggtTGCCATTAGAGTATGAAGGTGGAGAAGAGTGGGATGGGGGAAAAGActtgcttttcattataaattcttctgtattattttacttattaaagaAGTATACatattaatttgataaaaatatttaaacattttaaaaactgcattcaCATTACTATGACTatgtaaataaaatctaaaaagttTAGTCAAGCAATGTGCTACAACTATGCATCCTTTATTAGAAGTCACACTCTGGGCCACTTGAAGTAGATGGTATCGAGAATCAAGATCAAATGTATTCTCTTCacatcttagaaaaattttaatctgTCTTATATTTAAACCAAGACTTTCATGATTAGCTCTTTTTCAGAGTTTCTAACCTCTTTTTCTACACCCAGCCTCACAGTCATGCTACCATGGGCTACCATTTTTCCCCCAGACATAACCTCAGGAGAGTCATTTGATATTCTGATCTaattaaatctattattatttttatttccttcaggtTCTgttacatcttttttctttcttttttatttgggtgggtatgtatgtatgtatgtatgtatgtatttagggaaagagtctcactctgttgccctggctagagtacagtgtaTCATCCTAGCTTAACAACctcaactcaaactcctgagctgaaggaggaatcctcctacctcagcctcccaagtagctgggactacaagcatgcaccacaatgtccagctaattttttctatttttagtagagacagggggtctcactcttgctcaggctggtctccaactcttgactTCAAGTTATCTTCCTAacctcgacctcccagaatgcattacaggtgtgagccacctctcctggcctctctctttttctttttgtttttacatcaCTGGCTTTCCTTAAAAGTGAGTTGAACCTTGGTTGTCCATTAATACTTATGAAGATCTGTGTTAACTTTTCTAGGGAGCTACTATGAGTATCCTGTGTTTtttggctggagtgcagtggtggaataatagctcactgtaaccttgaactcttgagctcaagcaatgctccagcctcagccttcatagtagctgggactacaggcatatgccaacatgcctggctaatatttctatttttgtgtgcgtagatagggtctcattatattgcccaagcttgtcttgaactcctggcctcaagtgatcttcctgcctggcctcccaaaTCCTGTGCTTTTGGGTAAGTCTCCTGTTTCCCCACAATATTCTCACTCATTAATGGGAAAATTGGGGGCTTTGTGACATGAGTCGAATAACATAATCAGTAGGCTTTCTTTAATGGGTATGGTCAAGTAGCTGGCTATTAAGCAGGTTGTTcctcaaataagaaaattcagaGGGTTTTACTGTGCCAAATCTATACTAGAATGAGCTTTTCCAGatggtttatttgatttttcttttaaaagagataaGCCATTGGGGTTATTTTGGGATTTGTTTGTTTGCCTAACagtatgtatatatccacccagcagcatttcttttcttttcttttttttttttttttttgcaactgtCAGAGAGAAGCAGCAGACTTTTGACTATTGGTAAATATCCATCTACCTGCAGCTCTGGATCTGGTAGTGACAGTGGAGACAACTGGCACAGCTGTTCCATGTACAGATCTTCAATTAACCCCTTCTTTTCAGTTGTCCTTT
It includes:
- the LOC105876119 gene encoding MICOS complex subunit MIC26 → MFKVIQRSVGPASLSLLTLKVYAAPKKDSPPPYPMKIDELSLYSVPVGQSKYVEEPRTQLEERISQLRHYCEPYTRWCQETYSQTKPKIQTLVQWGLDSYEYLQNAPPGFFPRLGVIGFAGLVGLLLARGSKVKKLVYPPGFMGLAASIYYPQQAITFVQVSGEKLYDSGLRGSIVVEDLWKGSFQKPGNVKNSPGNK